From a single Priestia aryabhattai genomic region:
- a CDS encoding ketose-bisphosphate aldolase has product MLVNMRDLLQVAYENKFAVGSFNVANSEFVKVVVSAAEEQKSPAILQIHPNEINLVTDEFVAYVREAASKSKVPFVIHLDHGATIEDITRSIRNGYTSVMMDASHLPFEENMTLTKKAVELAHIVGVSVEGELGTIGSNEGSSEGGTDEILYTDPDEAAIFVEKTGIDTLAVAVGTSHGLYPKTKDHSIKIDRLMKIHERVKIPLVLHGGSDNPDEEIREAVKHGIAKINLSTDMKRAFYNQLRATLYENPDAYEPDLLMPEATKATIELVKKKMDLFGSTGKASLYKLGEI; this is encoded by the coding sequence ATGTTAGTTAATATGAGAGATTTACTTCAAGTAGCTTACGAGAATAAATTTGCAGTTGGATCATTTAATGTGGCAAATAGCGAATTTGTAAAAGTTGTAGTAAGTGCTGCAGAGGAGCAAAAATCCCCAGCTATACTTCAAATTCACCCGAATGAAATTAATCTAGTAACGGATGAATTTGTGGCATATGTACGAGAGGCTGCGTCAAAGTCTAAAGTTCCTTTTGTAATTCATTTGGATCACGGGGCAACAATTGAAGATATTACTCGATCTATTAGAAATGGCTATACGTCTGTGATGATGGATGCGTCACATTTACCGTTTGAAGAAAATATGACATTAACAAAAAAAGCAGTAGAACTTGCTCATATAGTAGGTGTGTCTGTAGAAGGTGAACTAGGTACTATTGGAAGTAATGAGGGTAGTTCAGAAGGCGGAACAGACGAGATTTTATATACGGATCCTGATGAAGCAGCTATTTTCGTTGAAAAAACAGGAATTGATACCCTTGCTGTTGCTGTTGGAACTTCACATGGCTTATATCCAAAAACGAAGGATCACTCTATTAAAATTGATCGATTAATGAAGATTCATGAAAGAGTAAAGATTCCTTTAGTTCTTCACGGTGGATCCGACAACCCAGATGAGGAAATAAGAGAAGCTGTGAAACATGGGATTGCTAAAATTAATTTATCAACGGATATGAAGAGAGCTTTTTATAACCAATTAAGAGCTACTCTGTATGAAAATCCCGATGCTTATGAACCAGATCTATTAATGCCTGAAGCAACGAAGGCAACTATTGAATTAGTAAAGAAAAAAATGGATCTATTTGGTTCAACTGGTAAAGCATCACTCTATAAATTAGGAGAAATTTAA